Proteins encoded within one genomic window of Haladaptatus sp. QDMS2:
- a CDS encoding GNAT family N-acetyltransferase: protein MVHVRRARREDAARILDVHQAAIFGDGPHSYSSAQVEAWATRDHGPEGYAIGEAGQEYLVAEVDETVVGFGHLNTESREIEAVYVHGDYLRRGVGNALLARLETLAREAGFDAVTLSASLNAVPFYEAKGYRDEGGVVHETTGGVELDCRRMAKRL from the coding sequence ATGGTTCACGTTCGGCGGGCACGTCGAGAGGACGCAGCACGAATCCTCGACGTCCACCAGGCCGCCATCTTTGGCGACGGCCCGCACTCCTACTCGTCGGCGCAGGTCGAAGCCTGGGCGACCAGAGACCATGGCCCCGAGGGCTACGCGATTGGCGAAGCCGGACAGGAGTATCTCGTCGCCGAAGTGGACGAAACCGTCGTAGGGTTTGGCCATCTCAACACGGAATCACGGGAGATAGAGGCCGTGTACGTCCACGGGGACTACCTGAGACGCGGCGTCGGCAACGCCCTGCTCGCCCGGCTCGAAACCCTCGCCCGCGAGGCTGGCTTCGACGCGGTGACCCTCTCTGCGTCGCTCAACGCAGTCCCGTTCTACGAGGCGAAGGGGTACCGCGACGAGGGTGGCGTCGTCCACGAGACCACCGGCGGCGTCGAACTCGACTGTCGGCGGATGGCAAAGCGTCTCTGA
- a CDS encoding carbon starvation protein A: MVQVAVLVVLSLITFTVGYLAYSRYLAQFVELDESTDTPAHQYEDGQEYVPSKKPVLLGHHYSSIAGGAPIVGPITAGAAFGWLPAILWIAIGNPLFGAVHDFMSLSASLRHDGKSIGYIIGEYVGERGKNMLLWFAFLTIILVIAVFALVVAVVFNAFPSSATASLIYIGLAIVFGIYLYQLNLPFLPGAIAFIAMVFGGVWVGIQYPIMLVGGADAGAIVLLGSPEAWSWLPLAQSDLGANVAAWVPVVVIYGFVASVLPVWVLLQPRDFLTSSLLYTGVGGMLLGVIVATVLGFDPVTISSGGSELTFTTLETRMSAFKGFVSPVLGPIFPFLFVTIACGTISGFHALVSSGTTAKQLNNEKDARAIGYGAMLGEGLLATTAVAALSLVASTAFLGDSGLVGALANFPTGGAVMLAAGFGIPVAIGMAFIGLVFVSFLLTSTDTAVRLGRYMFDEIVGVPETSVEKTATNRYVNAGIQCVGGYVLVSSGTWSSLWPLFGGANQTLAALALLAATLWLANWDDKKQLFSTGAPMVIMLGVTLTALLWIGLYRAPTSMLSADGTFQMVSFGMQSLISLVLAYLAISIALMGYKNIKNVRSSATGRVAADGGEVTDD, from the coding sequence ATGGTACAAGTTGCCGTGCTGGTGGTTTTGTCACTCATTACGTTCACGGTGGGGTATCTCGCGTATTCGCGCTACCTCGCCCAGTTCGTCGAACTGGATGAGTCGACCGACACGCCAGCGCACCAATACGAGGACGGCCAGGAGTACGTTCCCTCCAAAAAGCCCGTCCTCCTCGGGCATCACTATTCGAGTATCGCGGGCGGCGCACCGATTGTCGGGCCAATCACCGCCGGCGCAGCGTTCGGATGGCTCCCAGCGATTCTCTGGATTGCCATCGGGAATCCGCTGTTCGGCGCGGTCCACGACTTCATGTCGCTGTCGGCCAGTCTCCGCCACGACGGAAAGTCAATCGGGTACATCATCGGCGAGTACGTCGGCGAGCGGGGGAAGAACATGCTGCTGTGGTTCGCGTTTCTCACCATCATCCTCGTCATCGCGGTGTTCGCACTCGTGGTGGCCGTGGTGTTCAACGCGTTCCCCTCCTCGGCCACCGCGAGTCTGATTTACATCGGCCTCGCCATCGTGTTCGGGATTTACTTGTACCAGCTCAATTTGCCGTTCCTGCCCGGCGCAATCGCCTTCATCGCGATGGTGTTCGGCGGTGTCTGGGTCGGCATCCAGTATCCAATCATGCTCGTCGGCGGTGCTGACGCTGGTGCAATCGTCCTGCTCGGCAGTCCAGAAGCCTGGAGTTGGCTCCCGCTCGCCCAATCCGACCTCGGCGCGAACGTCGCCGCCTGGGTCCCTGTGGTCGTCATCTATGGATTCGTGGCGAGCGTCCTGCCGGTCTGGGTGCTGCTCCAGCCCCGTGACTTCCTCACGTCGAGCCTGCTCTACACCGGCGTCGGCGGGATGCTGCTCGGCGTCATCGTCGCCACCGTCCTCGGCTTTGACCCCGTCACCATCAGCTCGGGCGGCTCGGAACTGACGTTCACGACGCTCGAAACGCGCATGTCTGCGTTCAAAGGCTTCGTGAGTCCCGTCCTCGGGCCAATCTTCCCATTCCTGTTCGTGACCATCGCGTGTGGGACGATTTCGGGCTTCCACGCGCTGGTCTCCTCGGGCACGACCGCGAAACAGCTCAACAACGAAAAAGACGCCCGCGCCATCGGCTACGGCGCGATGCTCGGCGAGGGACTGCTCGCGACGACGGCCGTCGCCGCCCTCTCGCTGGTCGCTTCGACGGCGTTCCTCGGTGACTCGGGACTGGTCGGGGCACTCGCCAACTTCCCGACCGGCGGTGCGGTCATGCTCGCCGCTGGCTTCGGCATCCCCGTCGCCATCGGCATGGCCTTCATCGGCCTCGTGTTCGTGAGCTTCCTGCTCACGAGTACGGACACTGCGGTCCGTCTCGGACGCTACATGTTCGACGAAATCGTCGGCGTCCCCGAAACCTCGGTCGAGAAGACGGCGACGAACCGCTACGTCAACGCCGGTATCCAGTGTGTCGGTGGCTACGTGCTCGTCTCGAGTGGGACGTGGTCGAGCCTCTGGCCGCTGTTCGGTGGCGCGAACCAGACGCTCGCCGCGCTCGCGCTGCTCGCAGCGACCCTGTGGCTGGCTAACTGGGACGACAAGAAACAGCTGTTCAGTACCGGCGCGCCGATGGTCATCATGCTCGGCGTGACGCTCACGGCGCTGCTGTGGATTGGCCTGTATCGGGCCCCAACCTCGATGCTCTCTGCCGACGGAACGTTCCAGATGGTATCCTTCGGGATGCAGTCGCTCATCTCGCTCGTGCTCGCCTATCTGGCGATATCGATTGCGCTCATGGGCTACAAGAACATCAAGAACGTCCGTAGTTCTGCCACCGGCCGCGTCGCAGCGGACGGTGGCGAAGTGACCGACGACTAG
- a CDS encoding L-threonylcarbamoyladenylate synthase, which translates to MAVDEANIRRAARAIRAGDAVIFPTETVYGLGADALDPEAIERVFALKGRSRDKPLSLGVPDVETALTYTNPTDRERRFMDEFLPGPVTVIVERKPAVPDELTGGLDRVGIRIPDHDVALALLREVEPVTATSANVSGQPSAHVVTDIGPDLRDAVAVVLDDGETRGTESTVVDVEAGVIHRRGTLADDIEAWLREE; encoded by the coding sequence ATGGCCGTCGACGAAGCCAACATTCGACGGGCCGCCCGGGCGATTCGTGCGGGCGACGCCGTCATCTTCCCGACGGAGACGGTGTACGGACTCGGCGCGGACGCACTCGACCCCGAGGCAATCGAGCGGGTCTTCGCGCTGAAGGGGCGCAGTCGGGACAAACCGCTCTCGCTCGGCGTGCCCGACGTAGAGACGGCACTCACGTACACGAACCCGACCGACCGCGAACGTCGGTTCATGGACGAGTTCCTGCCGGGCCCGGTGACGGTCATCGTCGAACGGAAACCAGCCGTGCCGGACGAACTCACCGGCGGCCTCGACCGAGTGGGTATCCGGATTCCCGACCACGACGTGGCGCTCGCGCTGCTTCGCGAAGTCGAACCGGTCACGGCGACGAGCGCGAACGTGAGCGGCCAACCGAGTGCACACGTCGTCACCGACATCGGCCCCGACTTGCGTGACGCGGTGGCGGTCGTCCTCGACGACGGCGAGACCCGAGGCACCGAGAGCACCGTGGTGGACGTGGAAGCGGGCGTCATCCACCGCCGTGGCACGCTCGCAGACGACATCGAAGCGTGGCTACGAGAGGAGTGA
- a CDS encoding DUF5828 family protein — MEESISGFKRRGSWGDIVEHGERITRALRDLGVEGDAFDAWDEWRPKSHERLDEDVSQKTAKQASIGEGRGEKAGKNPNDDIRTAGEKLAESYEKLDDPDEAMGRWNESIDYVARAADSAGRKAIRKVEDAVYRKVMTQLAPYYFDNELVSANLQQVARFEKEETFVFEVNVNDDALKQDVSTLLGEYEDTIDRWHIDIEKETETVEAAEGVEAPESEGRSRSTTN, encoded by the coding sequence ATGGAAGAGAGTATCTCCGGATTCAAACGTCGGGGGTCGTGGGGGGACATCGTCGAACACGGCGAGCGCATCACGCGCGCGCTTCGCGACCTCGGGGTGGAGGGTGACGCATTCGACGCCTGGGACGAGTGGCGACCCAAAAGCCACGAACGACTCGACGAAGACGTGAGCCAGAAGACCGCAAAACAGGCCTCCATCGGCGAGGGCCGGGGCGAGAAAGCGGGCAAAAATCCGAACGACGACATCCGGACGGCGGGTGAGAAACTCGCCGAGTCCTACGAGAAACTGGACGACCCGGACGAGGCGATGGGCCGGTGGAACGAATCTATCGACTACGTCGCGCGCGCCGCCGATTCCGCCGGGCGGAAGGCCATCCGCAAGGTCGAGGACGCCGTCTACCGCAAGGTCATGACCCAACTCGCGCCGTATTATTTCGACAACGAACTCGTGAGCGCGAACCTCCAGCAAGTTGCCCGCTTCGAAAAAGAGGAGACGTTCGTCTTCGAGGTGAACGTCAACGACGACGCGTTGAAACAGGACGTCTCCACGCTGCTCGGCGAGTACGAGGACACCATCGACCGGTGGCACATCGACATCGAGAAGGAAACCGAGACGGTCGAAGCCGCAGAGGGCGTCGAAGCCCCCGAATCGGAGGGGCGCTCGCGTTCGACGACGAACTGA
- a CDS encoding glutaredoxin domain-containing protein, producing MSESESAITLYRLQACPYCERVVRKLQEYDVEYDSRFVEAMHAERNVVKRISGKRTVPAIVDENTGVTMSESANIVAYLDRVYGEEAA from the coding sequence ATGTCGGAGTCAGAATCGGCGATAACGCTGTACCGCTTGCAGGCCTGTCCGTACTGCGAGCGCGTGGTGCGCAAGTTACAGGAGTACGACGTAGAATACGACTCGCGGTTCGTCGAAGCGATGCACGCTGAGCGAAACGTGGTAAAACGCATCAGCGGGAAGCGAACCGTCCCCGCTATCGTCGACGAGAACACGGGCGTCACGATGTCCGAAAGCGCGAACATCGTCGCGTATCTCGACCGCGTCTACGGCGAGGAGGCTGCCTGA
- a CDS encoding biotin transporter BioY has protein sequence MSVDTGDVDLVGDEVVLNVARAALMAALTGAFAYISFPIPFSTVPFSMQVLGIFLAGLLLGPVWGGISIAFYLLAGAVGAPVFQGGAAGIGHLFGSTAGYLWSYLFAAIVIGFIAHGGLEVKPAQKLPVPRIVTGLLVGTVVIYGLGVLGLILIANLGPMAALTAGALVFIPGELLKIAAAVAIVRSDRLVAA, from the coding sequence ATGAGCGTCGATACGGGCGACGTCGACCTCGTTGGCGACGAAGTGGTGTTGAACGTAGCGCGGGCGGCACTCATGGCCGCGCTGACGGGGGCGTTCGCGTACATTTCGTTCCCGATTCCGTTCTCGACAGTGCCGTTTTCGATGCAGGTGCTCGGCATCTTCCTCGCCGGTCTCCTGCTCGGCCCCGTCTGGGGCGGTATCTCGATTGCGTTCTATCTACTCGCTGGCGCGGTCGGTGCGCCGGTGTTCCAGGGGGGCGCGGCGGGCATCGGGCACCTCTTTGGCAGCACAGCGGGCTATCTCTGGTCGTACCTGTTCGCAGCCATCGTCATTGGCTTCATCGCCCACGGCGGGCTCGAAGTCAAGCCAGCCCAAAAACTGCCGGTTCCACGCATCGTCACCGGACTGCTGGTCGGGACAGTGGTCATCTACGGCCTCGGCGTTCTCGGGCTCATCCTCATCGCGAACCTCGGACCGATGGCGGCGCTGACCGCCGGTGCGCTCGTGTTCATTCCCGGTGAACTCCTGAAAATCGCTGCCGCGGTGGCAATCGTCAGGAGCGACCGCCTCGTCGCGGCATGA
- a CDS encoding inorganic phosphate transporter, whose product MVDAGTLLTVLVAGGASFFMAWAIGAGSSGSTPFAPAVGANAISVMRAGFIVGLLGLAGAVLQGANVSEAVGRELITGVSLSPLAATVALLTAATLVAIGVFAGYPIATAFTVTGAVVGVGLAAGGNPAWAKYEQIVTLWVLVPFVGGGTAYATARLLRNPNVREEVAVPVLAGLIGLILANVEFAVFGPPGFANSFAGLLAQQTPSPPVFGVPLVHILASLAVALVVGLLLARDIRGNKERGQRHFLLALGALVAFSAGGSQVGLAIGPMLPLLEPYTIPLTATLVGGGLGLLLGSWTGAPRMIKALAQDYSSLGPRRSIAALIPSFAIAQVAVFLGVPVSFNEIIVSAIIGSGYAAQNAGVSRKKMVYTVLAWVGSLVLALAAGFGLFQAASLL is encoded by the coding sequence ATGGTCGATGCAGGGACACTCTTGACGGTTCTTGTCGCCGGCGGCGCGAGTTTCTTCATGGCGTGGGCGATTGGTGCCGGGTCTTCCGGGTCGACGCCCTTCGCGCCCGCCGTCGGAGCCAATGCGATTTCCGTCATGCGCGCCGGGTTCATCGTCGGCCTCCTCGGCCTCGCCGGGGCGGTGTTACAGGGGGCGAACGTCTCCGAAGCCGTTGGTCGCGAACTCATCACGGGCGTCTCGCTCTCGCCACTCGCGGCGACCGTCGCCCTGTTGACCGCCGCCACGCTGGTCGCAATCGGCGTGTTCGCCGGCTACCCCATCGCCACTGCGTTCACCGTGACCGGTGCGGTCGTCGGCGTCGGCCTCGCCGCAGGCGGCAATCCAGCCTGGGCCAAGTACGAACAAATCGTCACGCTCTGGGTGCTCGTCCCCTTCGTCGGCGGCGGGACGGCCTACGCCACCGCGCGACTGCTCCGCAATCCGAACGTGAGAGAGGAGGTGGCGGTGCCGGTTCTCGCCGGCCTCATCGGCCTCATCCTCGCGAACGTCGAGTTCGCCGTGTTCGGGCCGCCCGGATTCGCCAATTCGTTCGCTGGACTGCTCGCCCAGCAAACGCCGAGTCCGCCGGTGTTCGGCGTGCCACTCGTCCACATCCTCGCGTCGCTGGCCGTCGCGCTCGTCGTCGGCCTCCTGCTCGCTCGGGACATCCGCGGAAACAAAGAGCGGGGCCAGCGCCACTTCCTGCTCGCTCTCGGCGCACTCGTCGCCTTCTCCGCAGGCGGGAGTCAGGTCGGCCTCGCCATCGGCCCGATGCTCCCGTTGCTCGAACCCTACACCATCCCTCTCACCGCGACGCTCGTCGGCGGCGGCCTCGGCCTCCTGCTTGGCAGTTGGACCGGCGCTCCGCGCATGATAAAGGCGCTCGCACAGGACTACTCCTCGCTCGGGCCGCGCCGTTCCATCGCGGCGCTCATCCCCTCGTTCGCCATCGCGCAGGTCGCCGTGTTCCTCGGCGTCCCCGTTTCGTTCAACGAAATCATCGTGAGCGCCATCATCGGCAGCGGCTACGCAGCACAGAACGCCGGCGTCAGTCGCAAAAAGATGGTGTACACCGTCCTCGCGTGGGTCGGGTCGCTCGTCCTCGCGCTGGCCGCGGGCTTTGGCCTCTTTCAGGCCGCGAGCCTCCTATGA
- a CDS encoding LuxR C-terminal-related transcriptional regulator: MDEKTESLRNLFLEVAGDATVTEQQEEGRGSLTPKQSVDERLRAVIAKMRDRYEFTTDLSDGDLAALVNAYYDEVKDATIAKQLDVSPATVFRARMDLHLIRERDLDASFEVDALRAALSDGKSVATIADELDIAESTVRRHRRIIETQAAIRRVSQRFVSEFEEILDATGSSMTKSARETGLEDATEGMESNVSF; encoded by the coding sequence ATGGACGAAAAAACAGAATCCCTCCGAAACCTCTTCCTCGAAGTCGCCGGGGACGCGACGGTTACCGAACAACAGGAGGAGGGGCGCGGGTCGCTCACGCCCAAACAGAGCGTCGACGAGCGCCTGCGCGCGGTCATCGCGAAGATGCGCGACCGCTACGAGTTCACCACCGACCTCTCGGACGGTGACCTCGCCGCGCTCGTCAACGCCTACTACGACGAGGTGAAAGACGCCACCATCGCAAAACAACTCGACGTGTCGCCCGCCACCGTCTTCCGCGCTCGCATGGATCTCCACCTCATTCGTGAACGCGACCTCGACGCCTCCTTCGAGGTGGACGCCCTCCGAGCGGCGCTCTCCGACGGTAAATCGGTCGCCACCATCGCCGACGAACTCGACATCGCCGAATCCACCGTGCGCCGCCACCGCCGCATCATCGAAACGCAGGCGGCAATCCGCCGCGTCAGCCAGCGGTTCGTGAGCGAGTTCGAAGAAATCCTCGACGCGACCGGTTCCTCGATGACGAAATCCGCCCGCGAAACTGGGCTGGAGGACGCCACCGAAGGAATGGAGTCGAACGTCTCGTTCTAG
- a CDS encoding ArsA family ATPase, with translation MRKFVFFGGKGGVGKTTVSAAYAYKCADAGLNTLLVSTDPAHSTQDVFDQAFTDDAQAVDGIANLWAMEIDPEEEVSRHLMETKRALGDQVSASMVNQIDRQIEMAHQTPGAYEAALFDRFVDVMRNADEYDRVVFDTSPTGGTLRLLSLPDFLEGWIQRLLLKRKQSVKLFERAAIGNNEPRRMMDGDPIIDRLQQRKEMFEFAGETLREEAAFYLVFNPDQLSVRETGRAIEGLEEKGLWVAGLVANRLTPEPDPDESGRGARFLRDRVETERTRLQEAKDAYDQPVVAELETRISEIKGDLLAAVAVDLDIAVTDEPAAR, from the coding sequence ATGCGCAAATTCGTCTTCTTCGGCGGCAAGGGCGGCGTCGGCAAGACCACCGTCTCCGCCGCGTACGCCTACAAGTGCGCCGACGCCGGGTTGAACACGCTGCTCGTCTCTACTGACCCCGCCCACTCGACACAGGACGTATTCGACCAGGCGTTCACCGACGACGCACAGGCAGTCGACGGAATAGCCAACCTCTGGGCGATGGAAATCGACCCGGAAGAGGAGGTCTCGCGCCACCTCATGGAGACGAAACGCGCTCTCGGCGACCAGGTGAGCGCCTCGATGGTCAACCAGATCGACCGGCAAATCGAGATGGCCCACCAGACACCGGGGGCGTACGAAGCCGCCCTCTTCGACCGCTTCGTGGACGTGATGCGAAACGCAGACGAGTACGACCGGGTCGTCTTCGACACCTCACCAACCGGCGGGACGCTCAGACTCCTCTCGCTGCCAGACTTCCTCGAAGGCTGGATTCAGCGCCTCCTGCTCAAACGAAAGCAGAGCGTGAAACTGTTCGAACGCGCCGCCATCGGCAACAACGAACCCCGCCGAATGATGGACGGCGACCCCATCATCGACCGCCTGCAACAGCGAAAGGAAATGTTCGAATTCGCGGGAGAAACGCTCCGCGAGGAGGCGGCATTCTACCTCGTTTTTAATCCCGACCAGCTTTCGGTTCGGGAGACGGGCCGGGCCATCGAGGGCCTAGAAGAGAAGGGGCTGTGGGTCGCTGGTCTCGTCGCAAACCGACTGACGCCGGAGCCAGACCCGGACGAATCGGGGCGGGGCGCACGATTCCTCAGAGACCGCGTCGAAACCGAGCGCACCCGTCTGCAGGAGGCGAAAGACGCCTACGACCAGCCGGTCGTCGCCGAACTCGAAACCCGAATTTCTGAAATCAAGGGCGACCTGCTCGCGGCCGTCGCGGTCGACCTCGACATCGCCGTGACGGACGAACCAGCGGCGCGGTGA
- a CDS encoding hemolysin family protein codes for MSDGTFIGLGVVAIIGLIALSAFFSSSEIAMFSLAAHRVDSLVEDGASGAAVLKDLKDDPHRLLVTILVGNNIANIAMSSIATGLLALLGFSGGESVLIATFGITALVLLFGESAPKSYAVENTESWALRIARPLKLSEYILLPLVVTFDYLTRLVNKVTGGRSSIETSYITRQEIQDLLETGEREGVLEEEEHEMLQRIFRFNSTIVKEVMTPRLDITAVPMHAGLEEAIETCVQSGHARIPVYEGGLDNIVGVVHIRDLVRDLNYGEGGENLTLEDLLEPVLHVPESKNVDDLLAEMRKERMHMVIVIDEFGTTEGLATTEDMTEEIVGEILESEEEEPIEFVDDTTALVRGEVNIDEVNDALDIDLPEGEEFETIAGFIFNRVGRLVEEGEVITYDGVRIQVEKVENTRIMKARVSITPEEEREETDPEEVSS; via the coding sequence ATGTCAGATGGGACCTTCATCGGTCTCGGCGTCGTAGCAATCATCGGGCTCATCGCGCTGTCGGCATTCTTCTCCTCGTCGGAGATTGCAATGTTCTCGCTCGCGGCCCACCGTGTGGACTCGCTGGTCGAAGACGGCGCATCAGGCGCAGCCGTCCTCAAAGACCTGAAAGACGACCCGCACCGGCTGTTAGTGACGATTCTGGTTGGGAACAACATCGCCAACATCGCCATGTCCTCGATCGCGACGGGGCTGCTGGCGCTGCTTGGTTTCTCGGGCGGCGAGTCGGTTCTCATCGCCACCTTCGGCATCACCGCGCTCGTGTTGCTGTTCGGCGAGAGCGCACCAAAATCCTACGCGGTGGAGAACACGGAGAGTTGGGCGCTCAGAATCGCCCGTCCGCTCAAACTCTCGGAGTACATCTTGCTGCCGCTCGTCGTCACCTTCGACTACCTCACCAGATTGGTGAACAAGGTGACCGGTGGGCGCTCTTCGATCGAGACGTCCTACATTACCCGTCAGGAGATTCAGGACCTGCTCGAAACCGGCGAGCGAGAGGGGGTACTGGAGGAAGAAGAACACGAGATGCTCCAGCGCATCTTTCGGTTCAACAGCACCATCGTAAAGGAGGTCATGACGCCGCGCCTCGACATCACGGCGGTGCCGATGCACGCGGGCCTCGAAGAGGCAATCGAGACGTGTGTCCAGAGCGGCCACGCCCGCATCCCGGTGTACGAGGGCGGCCTCGACAACATCGTCGGCGTGGTCCACATCCGCGACCTCGTCCGTGACCTGAACTACGGCGAGGGCGGTGAGAACCTCACGCTCGAAGACCTGCTCGAACCTGTCTTGCACGTCCCCGAGTCGAAGAACGTAGACGACCTGCTCGCGGAGATGCGCAAAGAGCGCATGCACATGGTCATCGTCATCGATGAGTTCGGGACCACCGAGGGGCTCGCGACGACCGAGGACATGACCGAAGAAATCGTCGGCGAAATCTTAGAGAGCGAAGAGGAGGAGCCAATCGAGTTCGTCGACGATACCACCGCGCTCGTCCGCGGCGAGGTCAACATCGACGAGGTGAACGACGCCCTCGACATCGACCTTCCCGAAGGCGAGGAGTTCGAGACCATCGCCGGCTTCATCTTCAACCGCGTCGGCCGCCTCGTCGAGGAGGGCGAGGTCATCACCTACGATGGCGTCCGGATTCAGGTCGAGAAGGTGGAGAACACGCGCATCATGAAAGCTCGCGTCTCCATCACACCCGAGGAAGAACGCGAGGAAACCGACCCAGAAGAAGTCTCCTCATAG
- a CDS encoding energy-coupling factor transporter transmembrane protein EcfT, with amino-acid sequence MLTYEPGSSVAHRLDPRAKLAFQIAFAVAAFAHTTPRGLAVLSLVALLALWVAATPLWTALRELRVVLAVLLMAPILEGLVLGPPWFSVAEAVPPALASYRAVIIVLVAATYVRTTPARASRAAIQRVIPGKPGQVLGMGVSLVFRFLPVLLADVRRMRMAMQARLGTERSIPERASILALSGLSRAFSRADTLSLAMQARCFAWNPTLPRLRFSRLDAVPLLAACGLVATALI; translated from the coding sequence ATGCTGACGTACGAACCCGGTTCGTCAGTCGCACACCGTCTCGACCCGCGGGCGAAACTGGCGTTCCAGATTGCGTTCGCCGTCGCCGCGTTCGCCCACACGACGCCGCGGGGGCTGGCCGTGCTCTCGCTGGTCGCGCTGCTCGCGCTCTGGGTAGCCGCGACGCCGCTCTGGACCGCGCTCCGCGAACTTCGCGTCGTGCTGGCGGTGCTTCTCATGGCTCCGATTCTCGAAGGCCTCGTGCTCGGACCGCCCTGGTTCTCAGTCGCGGAGGCGGTTCCCCCTGCACTCGCAAGTTATCGAGCGGTTATCATCGTCCTCGTCGCGGCCACGTACGTCCGGACGACGCCGGCCCGCGCCTCGCGGGCGGCCATCCAGCGCGTGATTCCCGGCAAACCGGGACAGGTGCTCGGGATGGGTGTCTCGCTCGTGTTCCGGTTTCTGCCGGTATTGCTGGCCGACGTCCGCCGGATGCGAATGGCGATGCAGGCACGGCTGGGAACCGAACGCTCCATTCCAGAACGGGCGAGCATCCTCGCGCTCTCTGGACTGTCGCGGGCGTTTTCCCGAGCGGACACACTCTCGCTCGCCATGCAGGCGCGGTGTTTCGCGTGGAACCCCACCCTTCCCCGCTTGCGGTTTTCCCGACTCGACGCGGTTCCGCTCCTCGCCGCCTGTGGGCTGGTGGCCACAGCACTCATCTAA
- a CDS encoding energy-coupling factor ABC transporter ATP-binding protein, translating to MISVSGLVHRYEGVAAVAGVSLAIDDGEFCILAGPNGSGKTTLVRHLNGLLTPDEGCVEVSGRAVQDDLVAARMAVGMVFQDPRDCFVAATIGEDVRFGPENLGLSHAEIDRRIETALGAVNMAGREAERLDRLSGGEQERVAIAGALAMEPDFLVLDEPFTGLDEPARQSVLSRLRALQEAGTGIIVVTHDLRDVFELADRVVVMRDGQIGLDGTPQEVLDDLPELGVRPPC from the coding sequence ATGATTTCGGTCAGCGGTCTCGTCCACCGATACGAGGGCGTCGCTGCTGTAGCCGGCGTCTCACTCGCCATCGACGACGGCGAGTTCTGTATCCTCGCCGGACCGAACGGCTCTGGCAAGACGACGCTTGTTCGCCACCTGAACGGCCTGCTCACACCTGACGAGGGTTGCGTCGAGGTCAGCGGGCGAGCCGTTCAGGACGACCTCGTGGCAGCCCGCATGGCCGTTGGAATGGTGTTTCAGGACCCGCGCGACTGTTTCGTCGCCGCGACGATTGGTGAAGACGTTCGCTTCGGCCCCGAAAATCTCGGCCTCTCCCACGCGGAGATAGACCGCCGAATCGAGACTGCGCTTGGGGCGGTCAACATGGCCGGTCGCGAGGCAGAACGCCTCGACCGCCTCTCTGGAGGTGAACAGGAGCGCGTCGCCATCGCCGGCGCACTCGCGATGGAACCCGACTTTCTCGTCCTCGACGAGCCGTTTACGGGCCTCGACGAACCTGCCCGTCAGTCCGTACTCTCGCGGCTCAGGGCGCTTCAGGAGGCCGGAACCGGCATCATCGTCGTGACCCACGACCTGCGCGACGTGTTCGAACTGGCCGACCGCGTGGTGGTGATGCGTGACGGCCAAATCGGCCTAGACGGGACGCCGCAGGAGGTTCTCGATGACCTTCCTGAACTCGGTGTCAGACCCCCATGCTGA
- a CDS encoding redoxin domain-containing protein gives MVDFDVVDLPETDHVDVGDEAPDFTRPLVNEEFWEDVALSELLEDGPVLLVFHTMDGAFPSTYIWNEIRDRAWGDYLQVVGLSISSPYEHKTFIAERGMDYPLFSDPANDVAEAYGIVNDLDGMTGIEEPRPAIFRIDEDGTIDFAWVASEWPEFPDYDAVEDAISN, from the coding sequence ATGGTGGACTTCGACGTCGTGGACCTGCCCGAAACGGACCACGTGGACGTGGGCGACGAGGCCCCTGACTTCACCCGACCGCTCGTAAACGAGGAGTTCTGGGAGGACGTAGCGCTCTCCGAGCTGCTCGAAGACGGTCCCGTCCTGCTGGTCTTTCACACGATGGACGGCGCGTTCCCTTCGACGTACATCTGGAACGAAATTCGTGACCGCGCGTGGGGCGACTACCTGCAGGTCGTCGGCCTCTCCATCTCCTCGCCGTACGAGCACAAGACGTTCATCGCCGAACGCGGGATGGATTACCCGCTCTTTTCGGACCCGGCGAACGACGTGGCTGAAGCCTACGGCATCGTGAACGACTTAGACGGCATGACGGGCATCGAGGAGCCGCGCCCGGCCATCTTCCGCATCGACGAAGACGGCACCATCGACTTCGCGTGGGTCGCATCCGAGTGGCCGGAGTTCCCCGACTACGACGCCGTCGAAGACGCCATCTCGAACTGA